GTAAGATTCTGAATGACAATCAGTGACACTCTTGTCGCGGCTCCTCATGGAGATTTCCGTCGCCTTCCGTCAGAATTGTGGCTTTCTGGAAGGCCAACGCAGTGCTCTTCTCGGTCAGCATAAATTCCGCTGATGGCTGGTCTCCGCGTGAAAAAAGACTTGACAAGTCTCCCACCATAATACTACGGTTCTGAAAAACGTGCCACAAAATAAGTCGAAGCGGAAGATTCGTAGCAACGAGTTCGTCTCGTTGTTCACGTCGCTGTGTCACTGGGTGAACTAATGGGTGAATCTTCCCAGGGAAACTGAAGCAGAAAACCCCGGACCCCGCTGCAACGGAGTCCAGGGTCGGCGGGAATGGTGTTGAGCTTCCCGTGTCCCGCCATTATCCCCTGCTCCAGACCTCCGGTCAAGAATTAGCAACGAGCTGATCAACAGTTGTTCTCAGCCGCAGAGTTCCGTCTGCGGAATGGAGACGAATACCTTCTCACATTGGATTTCATTCGCCGGGCTTCCCGGCTTGGAGAGTCGTGCCATGGTGCGCATTTTCTTGGTTTTCACTCTGTTCATTATGGTGTGTGTTTCGAGTGGTCCCGTTCTTTGTCAGAGCTTTCCGACTGCTTACCCGGGCTCTCTTCCGGGGGTACGGCCTTGCACTCCCCAGCGGCAGATGCAACCGGTGGCGAGAAGCGTAAACGTGACTGTTCCAGTTCCACAACCCCCAAAACCCTATATGCCGCCGACGTGTGCACCGGCGCCCTATTGCCCGCCTCCAGCGGCAGCGGCTCCCTCCCGGCCCATGCCTGTCAGAGTCGACATTGCTGTTCGCCCGGAAGCATGCGATCGGGCACGGCCGGTACCTGTCGTGTATCGCGATCCCGGTTTTCTCGGACCTATCATCAGCCATTCTATCGGGCTCATAGGCGCAACCATAGCTGCCCCTTTTCGTGTAGCAGAGATGCTTTGCCCGCTGGACGCCCCCGCGTGTCCTCCCAAAAGACCGTGCGGTCCGCCTCCATATCCGGCGAACTGCGGCTATCCACCGCCTGCGGCCCCCCAATTCGCTCCCAAGTGCCCGGTGCCGATTACGCAACCAGTGGCTCCGTGCCCGCCCGCTCTTACCTGTGCTCCGTGCGGACCTTCAGTGGCTCCGCTTCCTCCCTGCGCTTCCCCGCCGCCGTGTGCTCCTTTTATACCGCCGGCGGTGGTGGAGCGCGACCAAGAGCCGCCTTGCGCTCCTCAAAGCCTTCTCGGAGGACTGATGCAACTGCCGTTCACCTTGGCTGAACGAGGACGTTTCATCGGTGACATGGGCCGCTCGACTGCAACAGCAGGTCCTGCGGTCTGCCGGTGACGCAGCTTCACCAGTCCGAAGTGTTTCAACGGCATCGGGCGACTACTCGCTCCATGTCGTATGGAAGAGGAGTCATGAACGCTATGCGTTTTCATCATACACGATTACTTTGTCTGCTTTTTGTCTTCGCAGTCCTTCTTGCGATCGAAGCCCCTCTAACGATTGCTCAGGAAGTGACTCCCTCACAGCAATTGGAACGCGTCGAGGTGGAGCCTCCAGAGCGCCGCCCAACGTCTGGCAGTGCGGGGACCGGCCAAGGCTTCGGTTACGATCAACCTATACCCGGAGGCCAGGAGCGTTCCGACTTCCCGCTTACGTCGAGTCAGGTGGTTTCTCCCACCGGACGGGTCGCCAATCTGGCCACTGTGCCATCGGCCATCACCGTGGTGGAAAATCAGGGTATCACTGCTCAAGGGAGAACGGGAATCGTAGACATGGCCACAACAGCTCCAGGCACATACGCCGGGGGCTACAGTACTGCAAACATGTTTAATGCCCAGATCGGCATGCGAGGATTTGCCGCAACCCCGGCGTCGATAAACCGCACGGCCATCATTCTTGAAGGCCGGAACATGGAAATCCCCAGAAGTGAAGCAAACACAGGGTTCCTTTTTCCCGAGATCATCGACAGGGCTGAAGTGATGCGAGGTGACGGAACTGTCCAGTTCGGCAACAAGGCAATCGGTGGCTCCATAAATATCTTGCTCAAGAAGCCGCGCCAGAATCCGGGGACTTACTTCGGTGTCGAGGGACGCTCGTGGTACGGCCAGCGCGAGTGGGCCGCTACGAACCTCGTTCGAGGTCCGGTTGCAGCAGGGATTTTCTGCGGTATGTACTCGGAGCAGGGATTCAGAGTGTACGGGGGCGACGGTCAGAGCGAAGAATTCGTCGGACGACCAGGCCCGTGGGAACTGTACAATGTAATTCCGAGCCTTAATTGGAAGATCACACCTCGACTCACATTCGACGTAACGTACGTGTATTCCAAGGAACGAATGGCAGCGCCTGATGACGTCCGGTTGGATCGATGGGACAGGCGCGACACGAGGGACGTAAGTAAAGGGCGAGCTGATGGCGGCGCTGACGAACGTGTGGACAAAAACGTGCTTCTCAACCTGTATTACGATGGGGGGAGGCTCGGCAGTTTCGAGGTGAAAGGCTTTCAGCGGTACTACGATACTGCCAGTTACAGCTATCTATTTGCATCCGATTTCGGCAGAGAAGCCCAGTTTATCAGATGGGCCGATTCAGGGCTATCCCTGAAGTACACCCGTACGGACCAGTACAGGTTTGTACGGAACGACTTGACGTTAGGATCAGATCTGTACGACGGGTTTTACGGCAGAGGAGCCAAAGAAATATCGGGAAGCGGCACAACTGCCTCGCCTTATTCTCTCATCTTTAAGAACGAAACCTCCACGTATCGAGAAAGCCTCGGATACTACGTCATCAATCAGATGCGATTCTGGGACAGATTGATCTTCGGCCTCGGTTACAGGATAGAGAATTACGAATTCAAGGACCTCTATTTTCAGAACCGACAAGGGACCGGCCGCGTCGGACAACGCTATCCCATGAACAAAAGCGCGGCCTTTTACAGTCTGGGACTGGTGTACGATCGTGAACTCGGTTCCAACATTTATTGTAAACACTCCCGGACCTACCGATTTCCTACTATCTCTGAAATGATCAACACCGGTCGCACATCAACATCCCATCCGAATTCCATCTATTTCCTGCAACCTGAAGAGGGTACTTTGGAAGAAGCGGGAATTCGCCACTGGTTCACTCCGAACATCTATGCGAGCCTCATATACTACGAACTGGAAATGGACAATGAGATTCTCGGAGACTGGGACGTGAGGCTTTCTCCGCCAAGGCGTTGGAATGCCAATGTCCCGCTTGTTGCTCACGACGGAATAGAATTCGAAGGACTGGTACGCTTGACCCCTCGGTGGACCCTCAACGGCAATTACACCAGACAGAGAGTTTATTACCGCACGGACAGCATAAATCCAAGAGACTTTAGCCAGGGCCGCTTAACAGACAAGTGGGTTCCCCCGAATCCAGGCGAAATGTGCAACCTGTGGCTCAGTTATGACAACACAGACTGGGGATTTTCCGCATCAATACATTACCGTTACGTGGGAAAGCGATACTTCCAGGGTGACGACTTTAACGTGGCGCGAGACCTTGACGAGGTTAAGACCGCCGATCTTGCGGTTTCTCAGACGTTTTTTGATGGGCTAACCACTCTGTACTTCGGCATCCAAAACATCAACGATCTCCAGTATTCATTGGCGTCGTACTACTACCTCTCGTCGGGAGTGCCGGTTTACCAGTTCTACCCGAATGCAGGGCGCACGTACTATCTCGGTCTAAAGACCTCCTTGGATTTCGACAAGATGAAAGTCCCGAGCGGCGCGGACCTGCAGCGGATGCAAGAGCGGCTGTACGGGGCCGTGGGGAGTGGAGTAGACAGTCTGACAGGCGTTTCGGCCCGAATACGGGGATTAATGAGCTTGTGACACGCTTTGGAGTGCCGATTCGAATCCAACGAGGGGTGAAGCGTCATCATCACCCCATAGCTTCTGTCCGCCGGAGAGAAATGATTCTTGCTGTATCGAATAGGAGTATGGGCCGCAATGCGTTTTCGTAATGTAGTCATTCTAAATGCCATCGCTTTCGTGATCGCTTCGACCGTGATGGCCGTTCCTGACTGCAAGGCCCAGTCGTCAGGTGCCTCACAGCAATTGGAGCGCGTCGAGGTGGAGCCTCCTGAGCGCCGCGTGACATCAAGCACCACCGGATCTGGGCAAGGCTTCGGTTATGATCAACCAATACCCGGAGGCCAGGAGCGCTCCGATTTCCCTCTGACTTCGAGTCAAGTGGTTTCCCCTGGTGGCAGAGTGCAGAATCTAGCTACGGTTCCTTCTGCCATCAGTGTGGTGGAGAATGAAGGCATCACCGCTGATGGCCGAGCCAGTCTGCGTGACATCGTTCGAGGGACGGTGGGCACTTATGTGGGGAGCACTAATTCTACCGCTCTGAATGCACAGTTCGGCATTCGAGGGTTCACTTCGGGGGTTACTTCGGCCGATCGGACTGCGATAATTTTAGAGGGCCGGAACCTTGAGCTTCCCAGAAGCGAGAGCAACGTTGGATTCATCTTTCCGGAAATGGTGGAAAGGGTTGAGGTCATGCGTGGTGACGGGACCATTCAGTTTGGCAATAAGGCCATTGGTGGTTCGCTGAATATACTTCTGAAGAAACCCAGGCAGAAGCCCGGATTGTACATGGGATCTGAAAGGACATCCTATTACGGTCAGCGCCACTGGATTTCAGGTAATCTCGTCCGAGGACCCCTGGCCGCAGGCATCTTCGGCGGCTTTTATTCAGATGAAGGATACCGACTTTACGACGGTGAAGTGGAGACGACGGGAGGAAGATATCAACCCAAAGAGTTCGTCAATCGACCCGGCCCGTGGGAGCTTTTTAGCGTTATGGCAAGTTTGAACTGGAAGATTACGCCAAGGTTGACGCTGGACGGCACTTACTTGTTCACAAAGCAGAGAAACCCTACTGCTTCAAATGTATCCAAAGATATTTTTGACAGAGGCGACATACGGTACGTGGCGAAAGGTTACGCCGACGGACCGGCCAACGATGTGTGGGACACGTTTACGATTCTTAGGTTGTTGTACGACGGAGGAAGTCTCGGAACTTTGGAACTCCTTGCCCATCAGAGATATTACGACATCCGGAACTTCAATTACGTCTTCAATTCGTCATTGAGCAATAGGGCGAATCTCTTGAGATGGGCTGACAATGGCCTCTCGTTAAAGTACTCGCGCACTGACACATACTCTTTTGTTCGAAACGATCTCACGCTCGGCCTGGACCGTTACGACGGCCATTTCGGAAATGAAACTAAGAAGCCAACGGGAACCACGCCAACCATCTCTTTACGACATGACCAAGAGCAGTCGGCCTATCGAGACAGCCTCGCGTACTACGTGATGAATCAGACACGTTTTGGGGACCGAGTGATACTCGGTTTGGCGTACCGAGTCGAGACGTACGACATAAAGGATCTCTATTTCAACGAACGTTCAAGTAGCTCTCCTTTTTCTGTAAACATTCGAGCCGCTCGAGAATACTACCCTCAGTTCAAGAGTGATTCCCAGATCAGCCTCGGCGTGGTGTACGACAAGGAACTTGGATCGAGCATCTATTATAAGCATACCCTCCCTTATCGCTTCGCCACCGTCGGCAACATAATCAATACCGGTGGGTTGGCAGTAATTGGTACCCATCCGGACCCCATTTATTGGTTGGGTCCGGAAGAGGGCATTCTCAATGAAGTCGGGATTCGTCACTGGTTCACGCCGGACATTTATGCGAGCCTTGTCGGCTACGAACTCTATATGAAGAACGAAATACTGCAAGAATGGGACATGAGGCTTGCAACCCCTGCACGGTGGACAACCAACGTACCGTTGGTTTCTCATAGAGGAATTGAGTTTGAGGGGTTGATAAGGCTTACTCCCAGATGGACGCTCAACGGCAATTACACCCTGCAAGAAGTGAGGTATCTCACCTCAAACATCAATCCGGCAAACCTCAGACAAGGGCGACTGGGGGGAAACTGGGTACCGCCCAATCCTGCGCAGATGTACAATTTGTGGCTGACTTACGAGAACAAAGACTGGGGGTTCGCAGCCTCACTCAGTTATAATTACGCATCTAAGCGCTACTTCCTGGGTGACGATTTGAACATCGGCATTGATCTGGACGAGATCAAAGTCTTGAACTTTGCGTTGTCTCAGGACTTTTTTGACGGTCTCGCCAACGTTTACTTCGGCATCAAGAACGTAGCCGACTACCGTTACGCGTACAGCACCATCTTTTCGATAGTGTCAAATCAACCCACGTATTCATTCTATCCTGAGCCGGGTCGCACCTTTTTTGGGGGCATAAAATGTAATCTGGATTTCAATAAGATGAAAGTCCCGACTGGTGCGGATCTCCAACGGATGCAGGAGAGACTGTATGGTTCTTTGGAAGGTGGGCTGAACGGTCTGGCTGGGGTACCCGGAAGGATCAGAGGCGCTCTATCCTTCTGAGAGGGCATCAAACAACAGAATGCAAGCACAACACGACCAACTTTTTGGGAGAACAAAAATGCGGAGCATTAAGCTCTTTCGTTTGGCGATCACACTAATTCTGACCGTATGGATAGTCCCCTCGGGAGTTGCAGGAGAGCCCCTGCAAAAGTGCTCCATTCAAGGCATTCGGCCTGACTGCGCAAGAGAGCCCCAGTCTCGCCGAGGGCCGAGTTGCGGAATCGAACTCACCTGCACTGATAAGCCGATGCAATTGGGATATTCCGATGGAGTCTGTTTTCGGGCCACCTGCCCGGGAATATGGGGTCTGATGCACAAGAGAGCCGACCAGGCCTCTTTCAGACGCCGATATTTCTCGTATCGGCACTACGCGTTCAACGGAACGTGGGAACTCAAGGGTCAAGGAATCATCGAATCCGGGCCAGCGGCTTTTCGTGAGCTCTTTCTAGTGCTTCCCGAAGATTTGATTGAATTCAAGCTGCGCGATCCGGATTGCAACGCAGCCATTGAGGTCACGAATCTGGGGTACGTCAAGAAAGGGAGCGTTGAGGAACTCAAGAAATGGGTGGCCTACAACACGTATTTGGAGAGACCGGTTTATCAGACTGCAGAATCGCAATTGCAGCGGGACCAGGCCGCGGGGCCTTGGTATCCGGGGTCACCTTACGGCTACGCGGACATCATTATAAGCCCCATGACCTACATGGGCCGTTTGTTGGGGCTGCCGTGGTTCTAGAGTGTTACGATAGTCTTCCCAGCGATTTTTTGGCCCTTTCTTGTGGGGCCATGGAGACCTTGGCTTGAAAAGAACCTTTCTCGTCGTAGCGTTGGTGGCGGTACCGCTTGCCTTGTACGCCACCCATGTCCATTACGCGGACAAGCCCGCTGAAACCAAATATCTTACCGCCCCAGTCGAGAAAGGAACTGTACGCTCCGAAATCAACTCAACCGGCACCATTAAGCCTCTTGTCGAAGTCCTGGTGGGAAGTCAGTTGTCAGGTACAATCAAGGAGCTTTATGCAGATTTCGAATCTACGGTAAAGCAGGGACAACTCATCGCCCTTATTGACCCGGCCACGTTCAAAGCCGAGGTTGACCAGGCTCAAGCCGACCTGGTTGCTGCTAGAGCTGCCCTGAATCAGGCCCAAGTAACTCATGAAGACGAACGACGCACACTTAACCGTAAGGTAAGCCTCATCTCCAATCAGTCCATATCTCAGAGTGATTACGATGCCGCCAAGACACGTGCCGACCGTGCAGAAGCTCAAGTGCTTTTGGAACAGGCCCGAATCGAACAACTGGAGGCAAAACTGCGAAAAGCTCAGGTTCAACTTGATTACACAAGGATAGTAGCTCCAGTGAATGGTGTGGTCACTTCGCGCAATGTAGATGTCGGCCAGACGGTTGCTGCAAGCCTGCAAGCCCCCGTTCTGTTCAAGATTGCCGAAGATCTGTCACGGATGCAGGTCCATGCAAGTGTGGATGAAGCAGACATTGGTCGAATTGAGGCCGGAAAGGGCGCAGTCTTTACGGTTCCCGCATTTCCGGATGAATCATTCTTCGCCAGGGTCAAGCAGGTGCGAAACGAACCCAAAGTGGAACAGAACGTTGTTACCTACACAGTCGTCCTTGATGTGGACAACAGTTCCCTGAAACTGAGGCCGGGGATGACGGCAAATGTGACTATTCTAGTGAATGAGGTTCGTGATGTCTTGTTGGTGCCTGAGGCGGCCCTTCGATTCAAGCCGGCTTCTTCCATGAAAGAACGCAAAGATCACAAGCCTGCATCTTCTACGAAGAAACCTCCGTCTGCTAAAGTTGAGCCTACTGTTTGGAAGCTGGATAATGGTCAGCAACTCGTACCGGTTAAGGTGCGAATCGGCCTCCAAGGTAGTGAGAAGGTCCAGGTTTTGTCAGAGGAACTCAAGGTCGGAGACCGTGTGGTCGTTCAGGCAGCGAGTAAGAAAGCCGCGGAGAAGCACCTCAAGGGCCTCCGCTTTTGAATTCGAGGCTAGCAGCAAAGCGGCTTAAGAGTCTCCCCTCTTCCTTCAAAGCGTCTCAACAGAAACGAGAAGGAAAGATCGTGAAAGAAGAATCGGAATCTCTGTATTTCGATGAAATCTATCGTGACTATCTTGACAAGATTGCCCGGATCGACCTCAACAAAGTCAGCGAGGGTCTGGGCATAGTGGTGATAGGCGAAGATGCGATCATGCCGCTTTTCGGTATGGAGCATCGAGTTTCTGCTCGTGGCATCGTCAATCAGGATGGTCGCCGGCCCAGTCATTCAGTGAGTGTGGTCCTGTGCAAGTACTTGCTCATGTGTCCTGAAACAGAGCCTTTGGACAGCAATTTGGTCTCTTATCGAGACTTCAAAGACTCCGCTCCTTTCGCTGAAGGCTTCCGCGCCAATGCAGAAGCAAACATCAGCCGGGCCTTTTCCGGACGCATTGGGAAGCTGGAACAAGCATGCCAACAACTTATGGCGCGTCCTGTTCAAGAGGATTTCCCCGGACAATTAAAGATGCGGCTCGACGCCTTGCCAAAGGTGCCCATTCTGTTGTTATTTAACGACGAAGACGAGGAATTCCCTGCACAGTGCTCCCTGTTGTTTGAGCGCCGGGCCGAGAAATATTTGGATATGGAGTGCCTGGCCATTTCAGGATGGATACTTGCTGAATGGCTCAAGCAAAGGTTGTAGAAGCAGCTTGCCCACCTGAGCGGTCTCCGGAGCCTCGGTTATTGCTCTATTCAGCCAAAGCAAACCTACCCTTTTTCTTGCTTCACTAAATCAACCAGATAGTCGGCCTTAAGGTCATCTATCGTATAGTAACTCGCGTTAAGCCGGTCGGCCAATGGAACAGCGAAATCAGCCTTCATGAACTTGCTCTTGTCCTCTGTATCCACGACGATGTAATCCGTTCCGGGGATTTCGCTGAGGAGTTGCGAAATTCTCATGACTTCTTCTTGAACCGGAAGACCGGATAGCGAATGGTTCGCCCTTCCGTCAGTGATGATCACAAGCAAGAAGCGAGTTTCCGGAGCTTTCTTCGCGTACCTCTTGATCAGGTTATAGGCCTCCATCAGGCCCGAACCCAAAGGCGTCTTTCCTCCAGTGGGTATTTCTTTGAGTCTTCGCGAGGCATGCTCGACACTTGAAGTCGGCGGCAGCACGATCTCGGCCTTTTCCTTCCTAAAGACGAGCATGGCCACTTTGTCTCGTTTCTGATAGCAATCCATGAGTAAGGACTGGATTGCGCCTTTGGTCTCGACCATCCTCTTCTGCGCACCCATCGAACCGGAGCCGTCAACGGCAAAAATGACTAAATGGCCAGTCTTCTTCTCTCGCTGCTTGTACCGGAGATCGCGATCGTGGATAACAAGCATATTATCCCGGTTCCGGAGGCTTTGATAGGGTGCCGCTGCACGTATAGTTGCATCTATAGCGACATCGTCTTCTGCTCTGAGGATGCTGCGTACATATCTTCCACCTTTGTCCTTGGAACGTGTCTTCGTCCTGCGTCCTGCGGACATACGTTTCAATCTGTCTTTTCTGAAAGAAAGACGTTTTGTACGGAAGGTTTCTCCAGTATCGAACACTTCTTCCCTCAGAGCGGTCTCACGTGGAGAAGTATCGGGGGTGAATTCATCATTGTCATCAGGGGCAGAGGACTCAGCATTATCTGTCTGCGGCATCTCATCACAGCCTTGCTGTTGCTCGCTTTGCGTATCGTTGGATTCGGGCTGCTGTTCGTTCTCTTTGTCCTCATGGTTATGCTCGTGAGTGGTCTCTTCTTCGGGCGGCAATACGTTTCTTCTACGATGCACTAGAACCAACGGTGCAACGGCATCCACGTGGCTTGTATTAGCTTTTTTGTCCCCGCGGTACGCTGCATAGGCCTTGGTCGCGTAGTACAGAAAGAGTTCCGCACGGTGCCCGGAAACGGCATTTTCGAGACACCTTTGTGCGATGTACTCCCACACACCTTCGGAAACGGTAACCTGTTTGAGAAATCTTCTGGAGTTCTGAATCCTGTTTCGCAAGGCCTCGTCCGCCAGAGTATTTGGGCCATCAAGATTGAACCGATTTGCCACGGCCCTCTTGACGACCGAGGTTCGGTCTTTCTTATCCCAAAGACTTTCCCACAGCACGCACATGCCGAACCGATCAATGAAATGTGGAGAGAGAAATGCCTCCTGCGGGTCCATAGTGGCAATGAGCATGAAGTCTGCGTCATGTCGCTCAGACAATCCTTCCCTCTCCACGAAATTAGCTCCTCTGCCACTAACCTCTAGGACTAGCGAGACCGATTCGGGCGAAAGAAGGTTGACATCATCGACGAAAAGGATACCGCCATGTGCTCTACTGAGGAGACCCCGTTGGATCACCTTTTTCCCTGTGCGTATGGTCGTTTCAATATCTATGGTGCCAACGAGGGCGTCTTCAGTAACATTGAGGGGGAGCGTAACGAAAGGCGTTCGTTCCGGAAGAAGTCTCTTGAACAAACGAGCGAGTGTTGTCTTTCCGCTCCCCTTTTCTCCTGCGAAAAGAACACCGCCACAGAGCGGCTCAATGGCATTGAGGGTAAGCGCAAGCCGAGCGTCTTCATGACCGACAAAATCGCTGAATCCCATGGTTACAAGCCTGCTAGAGCTGTTCGAAGCTTCTCGGTCCCTTGTCCTATTTCTTCGAACGGAAGCCTCTTCATCCTGTGTCCAAGAGCCAACTGCGCAGCATCTCGTAGGTCTTCGGCCGTTATAGATGTGTTGTCTCTCAGGGCTGCAAGTGCCTGGGCGGTCCTCATGATGACAATGTCCCCCCGATGGCCGTCAAGACCGAGCGCTGCCGTGATTTCTACGATCTTGTCAAGCGATTCGTCCTGAAACTGGATGTCCCGAACCTTTTGCTGAGCATTTGTAATGTCTTGAGCGAGAGCTTTTTGCTCGTCTTCCCACTGATCAAGGAATGCATCGGGATTTGCATCAAAGGCGGCTCTCCTCTTCAGGATCTCTTTTCGGGCAGCCTTGTCCTGGAGAGATGTGATCCTGACGCACAGCCCGAAGCGGTCCAGGAACTGTGGACGCAAGTCACCTTCTTCCGGGTTCATGGTGCCCACGAGGATGAAACGGGCTGGATGGACAAAGGAGACACCTTCTCGCTCTACCGTATTAACTCCCATCGCAGCAGCGTCCAGGAGGAGGTCTACGATGTGGTCTTCCAAGAGATTGACTTCATCAACATAAAGAAAATTCCTGTTTGCCTCGGCAAGAATTCCCGGCTCGAACTTTTTCTCACCATGCTTGATGGCATGTTCAATGTCCAAGCTTCCCACAAGCCGGTCTTCAGTGATGCCAAGAGGTAGCTCCACGACCCGCATCCTTCGTTTTTCCTCGTGTAGCTGGCCATCGTCAGAGAGCGTGTCTCGGCATGAGGTGCAGAGGAAGCCATTAGGATCGCAGTTGAAGGAGCAGCCTTTGGCAATGCTCATCTGGGGCAGGAGTTCGGCCAGTGCTCTCACCGCTGTGCTCTTTGCC
The sequence above is a segment of the Desulfomonile tiedjei DSM 6799 genome. Coding sequences within it:
- a CDS encoding TonB-dependent receptor; protein product: MRFRNVVILNAIAFVIASTVMAVPDCKAQSSGASQQLERVEVEPPERRVTSSTTGSGQGFGYDQPIPGGQERSDFPLTSSQVVSPGGRVQNLATVPSAISVVENEGITADGRASLRDIVRGTVGTYVGSTNSTALNAQFGIRGFTSGVTSADRTAIILEGRNLELPRSESNVGFIFPEMVERVEVMRGDGTIQFGNKAIGGSLNILLKKPRQKPGLYMGSERTSYYGQRHWISGNLVRGPLAAGIFGGFYSDEGYRLYDGEVETTGGRYQPKEFVNRPGPWELFSVMASLNWKITPRLTLDGTYLFTKQRNPTASNVSKDIFDRGDIRYVAKGYADGPANDVWDTFTILRLLYDGGSLGTLELLAHQRYYDIRNFNYVFNSSLSNRANLLRWADNGLSLKYSRTDTYSFVRNDLTLGLDRYDGHFGNETKKPTGTTPTISLRHDQEQSAYRDSLAYYVMNQTRFGDRVILGLAYRVETYDIKDLYFNERSSSSPFSVNIRAAREYYPQFKSDSQISLGVVYDKELGSSIYYKHTLPYRFATVGNIINTGGLAVIGTHPDPIYWLGPEEGILNEVGIRHWFTPDIYASLVGYELYMKNEILQEWDMRLATPARWTTNVPLVSHRGIEFEGLIRLTPRWTLNGNYTLQEVRYLTSNINPANLRQGRLGGNWVPPNPAQMYNLWLTYENKDWGFAASLSYNYASKRYFLGDDLNIGIDLDEIKVLNFALSQDFFDGLANVYFGIKNVADYRYAYSTIFSIVSNQPTYSFYPEPGRTFFGGIKCNLDFNKMKVPTGADLQRMQERLYGSLEGGLNGLAGVPGRIRGALSF
- a CDS encoding VWA domain-containing protein, which codes for MGFSDFVGHEDARLALTLNAIEPLCGGVLFAGEKGSGKTTLARLFKRLLPERTPFVTLPLNVTEDALVGTIDIETTIRTGKKVIQRGLLSRAHGGILFVDDVNLLSPESVSLVLEVSGRGANFVEREGLSERHDADFMLIATMDPQEAFLSPHFIDRFGMCVLWESLWDKKDRTSVVKRAVANRFNLDGPNTLADEALRNRIQNSRRFLKQVTVSEGVWEYIAQRCLENAVSGHRAELFLYYATKAYAAYRGDKKANTSHVDAVAPLVLVHRRRNVLPPEEETTHEHNHEDKENEQQPESNDTQSEQQQGCDEMPQTDNAESSAPDDNDEFTPDTSPRETALREEVFDTGETFRTKRLSFRKDRLKRMSAGRRTKTRSKDKGGRYVRSILRAEDDVAIDATIRAAAPYQSLRNRDNMLVIHDRDLRYKQREKKTGHLVIFAVDGSGSMGAQKRMVETKGAIQSLLMDCYQKRDKVAMLVFRKEKAEIVLPPTSSVEHASRRLKEIPTGGKTPLGSGLMEAYNLIKRYAKKAPETRFLLVIITDGRANHSLSGLPVQEEVMRISQLLSEIPGTDYIVVDTEDKSKFMKADFAVPLADRLNASYYTIDDLKADYLVDLVKQEKG
- a CDS encoding DUF3786 domain-containing protein, which translates into the protein MKEESESLYFDEIYRDYLDKIARIDLNKVSEGLGIVVIGEDAIMPLFGMEHRVSARGIVNQDGRRPSHSVSVVLCKYLLMCPETEPLDSNLVSYRDFKDSAPFAEGFRANAEANISRAFSGRIGKLEQACQQLMARPVQEDFPGQLKMRLDALPKVPILLLFNDEDEEFPAQCSLLFERRAEKYLDMECLAISGWILAEWLKQRL
- a CDS encoding TonB-dependent receptor — translated: MNAMRFHHTRLLCLLFVFAVLLAIEAPLTIAQEVTPSQQLERVEVEPPERRPTSGSAGTGQGFGYDQPIPGGQERSDFPLTSSQVVSPTGRVANLATVPSAITVVENQGITAQGRTGIVDMATTAPGTYAGGYSTANMFNAQIGMRGFAATPASINRTAIILEGRNMEIPRSEANTGFLFPEIIDRAEVMRGDGTVQFGNKAIGGSINILLKKPRQNPGTYFGVEGRSWYGQREWAATNLVRGPVAAGIFCGMYSEQGFRVYGGDGQSEEFVGRPGPWELYNVIPSLNWKITPRLTFDVTYVYSKERMAAPDDVRLDRWDRRDTRDVSKGRADGGADERVDKNVLLNLYYDGGRLGSFEVKGFQRYYDTASYSYLFASDFGREAQFIRWADSGLSLKYTRTDQYRFVRNDLTLGSDLYDGFYGRGAKEISGSGTTASPYSLIFKNETSTYRESLGYYVINQMRFWDRLIFGLGYRIENYEFKDLYFQNRQGTGRVGQRYPMNKSAAFYSLGLVYDRELGSNIYCKHSRTYRFPTISEMINTGRTSTSHPNSIYFLQPEEGTLEEAGIRHWFTPNIYASLIYYELEMDNEILGDWDVRLSPPRRWNANVPLVAHDGIEFEGLVRLTPRWTLNGNYTRQRVYYRTDSINPRDFSQGRLTDKWVPPNPGEMCNLWLSYDNTDWGFSASIHYRYVGKRYFQGDDFNVARDLDEVKTADLAVSQTFFDGLTTLYFGIQNINDLQYSLASYYYLSSGVPVYQFYPNAGRTYYLGLKTSLDFDKMKVPSGADLQRMQERLYGAVGSGVDSLTGVSARIRGLMSL
- a CDS encoding efflux RND transporter periplasmic adaptor subunit encodes the protein MKRTFLVVALVAVPLALYATHVHYADKPAETKYLTAPVEKGTVRSEINSTGTIKPLVEVLVGSQLSGTIKELYADFESTVKQGQLIALIDPATFKAEVDQAQADLVAARAALNQAQVTHEDERRTLNRKVSLISNQSISQSDYDAAKTRADRAEAQVLLEQARIEQLEAKLRKAQVQLDYTRIVAPVNGVVTSRNVDVGQTVAASLQAPVLFKIAEDLSRMQVHASVDEADIGRIEAGKGAVFTVPAFPDESFFARVKQVRNEPKVEQNVVTYTVVLDVDNSSLKLRPGMTANVTILVNEVRDVLLVPEAALRFKPASSMKERKDHKPASSTKKPPSAKVEPTVWKLDNGQQLVPVKVRIGLQGSEKVQVLSEELKVGDRVVVQAASKKAAEKHLKGLRF
- a CDS encoding ATP-binding protein, whose amino-acid sequence is MSIFPFTAIVGQEQMKLALVLNVINPTIGGVLIMGEKGTAKSTAVRALAELLPQMSIAKGCSFNCDPNGFLCTSCRDTLSDDGQLHEEKRRMRVVELPLGITEDRLVGSLDIEHAIKHGEKKFEPGILAEANRNFLYVDEVNLLEDHIVDLLLDAAAMGVNTVEREGVSFVHPARFILVGTMNPEEGDLRPQFLDRFGLCVRITSLQDKAARKEILKRRAAFDANPDAFLDQWEDEQKALAQDITNAQQKVRDIQFQDESLDKIVEITAALGLDGHRGDIVIMRTAQALAALRDNTSITAEDLRDAAQLALGHRMKRLPFEEIGQGTEKLRTALAGL